A window of the Dickeya dianthicola NCPPB 453 genome harbors these coding sequences:
- the moeA gene encoding molybdopterin molybdotransferase MoeA, which produces MDTSDLLSLEQALQTMLAQVSPLNATETISIYQAAGRITATAVTSPLDVPPFDNSAMDGYAVRCHELNGQPLPVAGKAFAGAPFDASWPTSSCIRIMTGAPIPAGADAVVMQEDTESDADGRVHFTRAVKPGQNIRRTGEDIRRQAQVLPAGTRLGTAELPLLASLGISAVEVVRRLRVALFSTGDELQPVGEPLQPGQIYDTNRFTVRLMLEQLGYEVIDLGIVRDDPAALRQAFQEADQVADVVISSGGVSVGEADYTKQMLETLGDIRFWKLAIKPGKPFAFGKLSHAWFCGLPGNPVSAAVTFYQLVQPLLARLSGHTGWSLPARFRVKTATPLKKSLGRLDFQRGILTRTAEGDLEVRTTGHQGSHVFSSFSQGNCFIVLEAERGRVEAGEWVDVEPFNPLLQGHC; this is translated from the coding sequence ATGGATACTTCGGATTTACTCTCTCTGGAACAGGCGCTGCAAACCATGCTGGCGCAGGTTTCACCACTCAACGCGACAGAAACGATTTCGATTTATCAGGCTGCCGGTCGCATCACGGCGACGGCGGTCACCTCCCCCCTCGATGTGCCCCCGTTCGACAATTCCGCGATGGATGGCTATGCCGTGCGGTGTCATGAGCTGAACGGCCAGCCGTTGCCGGTGGCGGGAAAAGCCTTTGCCGGCGCGCCGTTTGACGCCAGCTGGCCGACGAGCAGTTGCATCCGCATCATGACCGGCGCGCCGATTCCCGCCGGTGCCGACGCGGTTGTGATGCAAGAGGACACGGAAAGCGATGCCGACGGCCGGGTCCATTTCACCCGTGCGGTTAAACCGGGCCAGAACATCCGCCGCACCGGTGAGGATATCCGCCGTCAGGCGCAGGTGCTGCCGGCCGGCACCCGACTGGGCACCGCCGAATTGCCGTTGCTGGCGTCGCTCGGCATCAGCGCGGTTGAGGTGGTGCGCCGTTTACGGGTGGCGCTGTTTTCCACCGGCGACGAATTGCAACCGGTCGGCGAGCCATTACAGCCAGGGCAGATTTACGATACCAACCGCTTTACCGTACGTCTGATGCTAGAGCAGTTGGGCTATGAGGTGATCGACCTTGGCATCGTGCGTGATGACCCGGCGGCGCTGCGTCAGGCGTTTCAGGAGGCGGACCAGGTCGCCGATGTGGTGATCAGCAGCGGCGGCGTATCGGTGGGGGAAGCGGATTACACCAAACAGATGCTGGAAACGCTGGGCGATATCCGCTTCTGGAAGTTGGCGATCAAACCCGGCAAGCCGTTTGCCTTCGGCAAGCTGAGTCACGCCTGGTTCTGCGGGCTGCCGGGCAACCCGGTGTCCGCCGCCGTCACCTTTTATCAACTGGTGCAGCCGTTGCTGGCGCGGTTATCCGGCCATACCGGCTGGTCGTTGCCGGCGCGTTTCCGGGTTAAAACGGCGACGCCGTTGAAGAAATCGCTCGGTCGGCTGGACTTCCAGCGCGGCATTCTAACCCGCACCGCCGAGGGCGACCTGGAAGTGCGCACCACCGGACATCAGGGGTCCCATGTGTTCAGTTCATTCAGCCAGGGCAACTGCTTTATCGTGCTGGAAGCCGAACGCGGCCGGGTGGAAGCGGGCGAATGGGTGGACGTCGAACCGTTTAACCCCCTGTTGCAGGGTCATTGCTGA
- a CDS encoding glycosyltransferase, with protein MISVCMIIKNEARHLAGTLASIAAHFDDIVIVDTGSTDDSRAIASQFTPHIHDFEWVADFSAARNASLSYARHDWVLVIDADEEIESIDIDALYALIKTHPQAIGRVERINYLDEGADTTTVRESINRLFRKDCYHYRGIIHEQVTPRESSASPVPTFIAPIRLNHVGYKKEILQETDKVARNITLLKQALETQHDDPYLLFQLGKSYYLKQDYASAIDAFRQALRFETNFTYEYTEDLVETYGYALINQGDYAAAMDILHYESHFSSTDFIFLKALILMNNGQLQDAVDLFVRCTKMPPGNKEGVNAYKANYNIGVILECVGMKQQALEFYQKCGDYALARDGIQRLVH; from the coding sequence ATGATTTCCGTCTGCATGATAATCAAAAACGAGGCCAGGCATCTTGCCGGTACGCTGGCATCCATCGCCGCCCATTTTGACGATATCGTTATTGTCGATACCGGTTCCACTGATGACTCCAGAGCCATCGCCAGCCAGTTCACCCCCCATATCCATGATTTCGAATGGGTGGCCGACTTCTCCGCCGCGCGCAATGCATCGCTGAGTTATGCCCGTCACGATTGGGTGCTGGTAATCGATGCTGATGAAGAAATTGAATCCATTGATATCGATGCGCTATACGCGCTGATCAAAACACACCCGCAGGCGATCGGCCGCGTGGAACGCATCAATTATCTGGATGAAGGAGCCGATACCACGACCGTACGGGAATCGATCAACCGTTTATTTCGTAAAGACTGTTATCATTACCGCGGCATTATTCATGAACAGGTTACGCCGCGGGAGAGTAGCGCATCGCCTGTTCCCACATTTATCGCCCCGATACGGCTGAATCATGTGGGATATAAAAAAGAAATATTGCAGGAAACCGATAAAGTTGCACGAAACATCACCCTGCTGAAACAGGCGCTTGAGACGCAGCATGACGATCCTTACCTGCTGTTTCAACTGGGAAAAAGTTATTACCTGAAACAAGACTATGCCTCTGCAATCGACGCTTTTCGGCAAGCACTGCGTTTTGAAACCAACTTTACGTACGAATATACCGAAGACCTGGTTGAAACCTATGGTTATGCGCTGATCAATCAGGGTGATTATGCAGCGGCTATGGATATTCTTCATTATGAATCTCATTTTTCATCCACCGATTTTATATTTTTAAAAGCACTGATTTTAATGAATAATGGGCAACTTCAAGATGCAGTTGATTTGTTTGTTCGCTGCACAAAGATGCCGCCAGGAAATAAAGAAGGCGTGAACGCCTATAAAGCTAATTATAATATTGGTGTTATTCTTGAATGTGTTGGCATGAAGCAGCAAGCGCTGGAGTTTTATCAAAAATGCGGCGATTATGCACTGGCGCGCGACGGTATTCAGCGACTGGTTCATTGA
- a CDS encoding NAD-dependent malic enzyme — MELEYESKRPLYIPYAGPILLEFPLLNKGSAFTEAERAQFNLRGLLPEAVETIEEQAERAWRQYQEFKNDMEKHVYLRNIQDTNETLFYRLLETHLSEMMPIIYTPTVGAACEHFSDIYRRARGLFISYPNREHIDDMLQNATKQNVKVIVVTDGERILGLGDQGIGGMGIPIGKLSLYTACGGISPAYTLPVVLDVGTNNPQLLNDPLYMGWRHPRITGDEYYEFVDEFIQAVKRRWPNVLLQFEDFAQNNAMPLLNRYRDEICSFNDDIQGTAAVALGSLIAASRAAGSQLRDQTVAFLGAGSAGCGIAEQIIAQMKSEGLSDEEARARVFMVDRFGLLTDKLPNLLDFQSKLVQKSDNLAKWDISSDAISLVDVMRNAKPTILIGVSGQPGLFTEEIIREMHRHCARPIVMPLSNPTSRVEARPEDIIRWTDGAALVATGSPFAPVQHKDKVYPIAQCNNSYIFPGIGLGVLACGAKRITDGMLMASSRALADCSPLASQGEGPLLPEVSTIQDVSKHIALEVAKAAQLQGVAEVTSEDTLVKAIGHNFWQPQYRTYKRTSF; from the coding sequence ATGGAATTGGAATACGAAAGTAAACGTCCGCTTTACATCCCTTATGCCGGTCCTATCCTGCTCGAATTTCCTCTGCTGAATAAAGGCAGCGCCTTTACCGAAGCGGAGCGCGCCCAGTTCAACCTGCGCGGCCTGCTGCCCGAAGCGGTGGAAACCATTGAAGAACAGGCGGAGCGCGCCTGGCGGCAGTATCAGGAATTCAAGAACGACATGGAAAAGCACGTGTACCTGCGTAACATTCAGGACACCAACGAAACCCTATTCTACCGCCTGCTGGAAACCCACCTCAGTGAAATGATGCCGATCATTTATACGCCGACGGTGGGCGCTGCTTGTGAACACTTCTCCGATATTTATCGTCGTGCCCGCGGCCTGTTTATCTCTTACCCCAACCGCGAGCATATCGACGATATGCTGCAAAACGCCACCAAACAAAACGTAAAAGTCATCGTGGTGACGGACGGCGAGCGTATCCTCGGCCTGGGCGATCAGGGCATCGGCGGTATGGGTATTCCGATCGGTAAACTGTCGCTGTACACCGCCTGCGGCGGCATCAGCCCGGCTTACACCCTGCCGGTGGTGCTGGATGTCGGCACCAACAACCCGCAACTGCTCAACGACCCGCTGTACATGGGTTGGCGCCACCCACGCATTACCGGCGACGAATACTATGAGTTCGTGGACGAATTCATTCAGGCGGTGAAACGCCGCTGGCCGAACGTGCTGCTGCAGTTTGAAGATTTCGCCCAGAACAACGCCATGCCGCTACTGAACCGCTATCGCGATGAAATCTGTAGCTTCAACGACGACATTCAAGGCACCGCCGCCGTAGCGCTGGGCAGCCTGATCGCCGCCAGCCGCGCGGCCGGCAGCCAGCTGCGCGACCAGACCGTGGCCTTCCTTGGCGCCGGTTCCGCCGGTTGCGGCATCGCCGAGCAGATCATCGCTCAGATGAAATCCGAAGGCCTGAGCGATGAAGAAGCGCGCGCCCGCGTCTTCATGGTGGACCGTTTTGGCCTGTTGACCGACAAACTGCCGAACCTGCTCGATTTCCAGAGCAAACTGGTGCAGAAAAGCGACAATCTGGCCAAATGGGACATCAGCAGCGACGCTATCTCGCTGGTAGATGTGATGCGTAACGCTAAACCGACCATTCTGATCGGCGTATCCGGCCAGCCGGGCCTGTTCACAGAAGAGATCATCCGTGAAATGCACCGCCACTGCGCCCGGCCGATCGTGATGCCGCTGTCCAACCCGACGTCCCGCGTGGAAGCCCGCCCGGAAGACATCATCCGTTGGACCGACGGCGCGGCGCTGGTGGCGACCGGCAGCCCGTTCGCCCCGGTACAGCACAAAGACAAGGTTTACCCGATCGCGCAGTGCAACAACTCCTACATTTTCCCCGGCATCGGCCTGGGTGTGTTGGCCTGCGGCGCCAAGCGCATCACCGACGGCATGCTGATGGCTTCCAGCCGCGCGCTGGCCGACTGTTCGCCGCTGGCAAGCCAGGGCGAAGGTCCCTTGTTGCCGGAAGTGAGCACCATCCAGGACGTCTCCAAACACATTGCGCTGGAAGTCGCCAAAGCGGCCCAGTTGCAGGGTGTTGCGGAAGTGACCTCTGAAGATACGCTGGTGAAAGCGATTGGCCACAACTTCTGGCAGCCGCAGTACCGCACCTACAAGCGCACCTCTTTCTGA
- the mtfA gene encoding DgsA anti-repressor MtfA → MMKWQWKSPTPDAFSDWQPALSIPLLTPLAETERQRIVMLGRQFLRLKRLVPLQGLALTELMAQRIALLFALPVLELGIEWLDGFHDVLIHPEPFMVDGEWMDEFGLVHSGPSVQSGQSWDQGPIVLNWLEIQDSFDLSGFNLIIHEVAHKLDMRGNERPSGVPAMPLRDIARWEQVLHAAMEELREEIELVGEDAASMDPYAATDPAECFAVLSEYFFSAPDLLAERFPAVYQHFFGFYRQNPLERLQHWQTSRPQANLSSE, encoded by the coding sequence ATGATGAAGTGGCAATGGAAATCCCCTACCCCCGACGCTTTTTCGGACTGGCAGCCAGCGCTGTCAATCCCGCTGTTAACGCCGCTGGCAGAGACTGAACGCCAGCGTATCGTCATGCTGGGCAGGCAGTTTCTGCGCCTGAAACGCCTGGTGCCGTTGCAGGGGCTGGCGCTGACGGAGCTAATGGCGCAGCGCATCGCGCTATTGTTTGCGCTCCCGGTGCTGGAACTGGGTATTGAATGGCTGGACGGCTTTCATGACGTACTGATTCATCCCGAACCCTTTATGGTTGATGGTGAATGGATGGACGAATTCGGCCTGGTGCATAGCGGCCCCAGCGTACAATCGGGTCAAAGCTGGGATCAGGGGCCGATCGTGCTGAACTGGCTGGAGATTCAGGATTCGTTTGATCTTTCCGGATTCAATCTGATTATCCACGAAGTCGCGCACAAGCTGGATATGCGCGGCAACGAACGCCCGTCCGGTGTTCCCGCCATGCCGTTGCGTGACATAGCGCGCTGGGAGCAGGTACTGCATGCCGCGATGGAGGAACTGCGTGAGGAAATAGAGCTGGTAGGAGAGGACGCCGCCAGTATGGACCCTTACGCCGCGACCGATCCGGCGGAGTGCTTCGCCGTGCTGTCCGAGTATTTTTTCAGCGCGCCAGACCTGCTGGCGGAGCGCTTCCCGGCGGTATACCAGCACTTTTTCGGCTTTTACCGTCAGAATCCGCTGGAGCGGTTGCAGCACTGGCAAACGAGCCGACCACAGGCTAATTTGTCATCAGAATGA
- a CDS encoding IS110 family RNA-guided transposase, with amino-acid sequence MESCAGAHYMARTVSQLGHRVKLIAPQFVRPFVKSNKNDFVDAEAICEAASRPSMRFVTPRTEDQQAMSALHRVRSSLIRERVKTTNQMHAFLLEFGISLPRGSAVIKRLPSVLEENGIPPDLERLLARLHTHYGYLSEQIKEIDNELKTHLNEDETAQRLLTIPGVGPVTASLLATRLGDGKNYASSRDFAASTGLVPRQDSTGGKPTLMGISKRGNKVLRSLLVQCARAFMRRLEHNSGRLAEWVKKQLASHHSNVVACALANKLARIAWAVTAHQTEFSK; translated from the coding sequence TAATGGAGTCCTGTGCCGGGGCACATTACATGGCTCGAACCGTATCTCAGCTGGGCCATCGGGTTAAGTTGATTGCGCCACAATTTGTCCGGCCGTTTGTCAAAAGTAACAAGAACGATTTTGTTGATGCTGAAGCTATCTGCGAGGCAGCTTCCCGACCTTCTATGCGTTTTGTAACGCCCAGAACAGAAGACCAGCAGGCCATGTCAGCTCTGCACCGCGTCAGGAGTTCTCTGATACGGGAGCGTGTTAAAACTACCAACCAGATGCATGCTTTCCTGCTGGAATTTGGTATCAGCTTGCCACGCGGCAGTGCAGTGATAAAACGCCTTCCCTCGGTACTGGAGGAAAATGGTATCCCACCTGACCTGGAAAGGCTTCTGGCAAGGCTCCATACGCATTACGGCTATCTTAGTGAGCAAATTAAAGAAATCGATAACGAGCTGAAAACACACCTCAATGAAGATGAAACAGCGCAACGGCTGCTTACTATCCCCGGTGTCGGGCCAGTAACAGCCAGTCTGCTGGCCACACGTCTGGGCGACGGAAAAAATTATGCCAGCAGTCGTGATTTTGCTGCTTCAACAGGACTTGTCCCCAGACAGGACAGCACGGGCGGAAAACCGACATTAATGGGTATCAGCAAGCGAGGGAACAAGGTGTTAAGAAGTTTACTTGTTCAGTGTGCCCGGGCTTTCATGCGACGGCTGGAACATAATTCGGGGCGTCTGGCGGAGTGGGTTAAAAAGCAGCTTGCCAGCCACCATTCGAACGTTGTGGCATGTGCTCTTGCAAACAAACTGGCGCGTATAGCATGGGCCGTTACAGCACATCAGACAGAGTTCAGTAAATAG
- a CDS encoding acyl-CoA thioesterase, whose amino-acid sequence MTQSSIIEERIQHSITRVAKVVFPTNINHHSTLFGGTALAWMDEISFITATRFCHKPLVTVSTEKINFTTPIPSGTIVELVGQVSRVGRTSMTVDVSVYLEQMYAEGRTKVITGQFNFVAVNDEGRPVPLF is encoded by the coding sequence ATGACGCAATCCTCAATTATTGAAGAGCGTATTCAGCATTCCATCACCCGGGTCGCCAAAGTGGTCTTCCCCACCAATATCAACCACCATTCGACGCTATTTGGCGGCACCGCGCTGGCGTGGATGGATGAAATTTCTTTTATTACCGCCACCCGTTTCTGCCATAAACCGCTGGTCACCGTTTCCACCGAAAAGATCAACTTCACTACCCCGATCCCTTCCGGCACCATTGTGGAGCTGGTCGGCCAGGTCAGCCGGGTCGGGCGCACCAGCATGACGGTGGATGTATCGGTGTATCTGGAGCAGATGTACGCCGAAGGCCGCACCAAAGTGATCACCGGTCAGTTCAATTTTGTGGCGGTCAATGACGAAGGACGCCCGGTTCCATTATTCTGA
- a CDS encoding flavodoxin family protein → MSKIAVVYYSGYGHTKFIAELVAESAKASLVAIDSNGDITDADWETLNAADGIIFGTPTYMGNAPWQFKKFADASSKIWFTRGWQDKVFGGFVNSASLNGDKQVTLIYLQTLAAQHGGIWVSLGQLPANALASTRNDANNLGGSVGALIQSPSDAGADAIPAGDLETAKLYGARVAEITRRLHG, encoded by the coding sequence ATGAGCAAGATTGCAGTTGTCTACTATTCTGGCTACGGCCATACCAAATTTATCGCTGAACTGGTTGCAGAAAGCGCCAAAGCCAGCCTGGTCGCTATCGACAGCAATGGCGATATCACCGATGCGGACTGGGAAACATTGAACGCCGCCGACGGCATCATTTTCGGTACGCCGACCTACATGGGTAACGCACCCTGGCAGTTCAAGAAATTCGCCGACGCCAGTTCCAAAATTTGGTTTACCCGCGGCTGGCAGGACAAAGTGTTCGGCGGTTTCGTCAACAGCGCCAGTCTGAACGGCGACAAGCAGGTAACGCTGATTTATCTGCAAACGCTGGCCGCACAGCACGGCGGCATCTGGGTCAGCCTGGGTCAACTGCCGGCTAACGCTCTGGCTTCCACCCGCAACGACGCCAACAACCTCGGCGGCTCCGTCGGTGCGCTGATTCAGTCTCCATCCGATGCCGGTGCCGATGCGATCCCGGCCGGCGATCTGGAAACCGCCAAACTGTACGGCGCGCGCGTAGCTGAAATTACCCGTCGCCTGCACGGTTAA
- a CDS encoding DUF3168 domain-containing protein, with translation MTEDDIYPLLGKLANGHVYAYAVPSCDYHTPYHKYPFIIFSLSQENHYNAAQQQTDKQITVSVDCYAHTVAAARALREQVRTALAVLNPNQTAEYNDFDVEYEQFRMTLEAELSR, from the coding sequence ATGACTGAAGACGATATCTATCCACTGTTGGGTAAATTGGCTAATGGCCATGTTTATGCTTATGCCGTGCCGAGTTGTGATTATCATACACCCTACCATAAATACCCGTTTATTATATTCTCGCTGAGCCAGGAAAACCATTATAACGCGGCACAACAACAGACCGATAAACAGATTACCGTCAGCGTCGATTGCTATGCTCATACCGTGGCCGCGGCTCGGGCATTGCGTGAGCAGGTCAGAACGGCGTTGGCTGTATTGAATCCGAATCAGACTGCTGAATATAACGATTTCGATGTGGAATATGAACAATTTCGTATGACGTTGGAGGCGGAACTTTCTCGTTAA
- a CDS encoding discoidin domain-containing protein, which produces MWYKAGSLSLFSGSKVVLGNNTAWADKSNSVIAGGMLLIFADCSIKIYEIASVVSDTELVLASEYIGCTENGVQYAVPVFGSDDKFDHAAYVAQVAAMLAGYQSQLTQWKQVLTEHGQVTLTDNNGQNVVVKTLPDLTDAVSRMMDKTLNGADIPDKAQFVANLGLSDVARKSDLTNHTHTASQITDFTDAVRKVLVTTLAAGQGVALNYDTSSSQLVVSATGGNSSGGNNGGGGYTVVTRMGTTANQVFSFPLSLNGPISLNGQMDYNFDAYALKEESELTSQTVAIDTFSNTSVANYDQTNNVVFDGQLKPYTGETYSIGSDGSFYSSIIKADGASLSVSSYSMSTVVPVMTSASTPAGYVASASSAYNASYAAYYAFDGSVSMNGWISANAPTAAAPQWLEIELPSQTQITGYIITNPNLTIGGLASPKSWLLQGSNDGSVWTTIHSVSNNTNNTADIDQEFPLSVAANYSKYRLYITDRNSSYSFVSVKKLKLVVGDKCLISDSFGNFYTASSGVLTKVNSPSSALEFSTFGFVYSGVISRSTLSDKLPIKVWLASNPTNNYVRTSYGPPPQIIIPKSLTSVRSWQMINSAQLSATLSGKGAVSVAVSRDLNNWVVWNGSSWVSIGSLSADGNGANKLVSDGMSVSSLNQITTAQWALLFPNTNGVPDALAFALALNVPDPSGDNAAVDTLVLNVNNVSAWKKQTEAEVEIRWYPDKVSFKTVAAGNYKLAYQQP; this is translated from the coding sequence ATGTGGTATAAAGCAGGTTCATTATCACTGTTTTCCGGTAGCAAGGTTGTGCTGGGTAATAATACGGCATGGGCAGACAAGAGTAATAGTGTTATTGCTGGCGGCATGCTATTAATTTTTGCTGATTGCAGCATTAAGATTTATGAAATTGCATCAGTGGTATCGGATACCGAACTGGTGTTGGCCAGCGAATATATCGGTTGCACAGAAAATGGCGTGCAGTATGCCGTTCCGGTATTTGGCAGTGATGATAAGTTTGATCACGCTGCTTATGTCGCGCAGGTTGCGGCGATGCTGGCAGGTTATCAATCCCAACTGACGCAGTGGAAACAGGTGCTGACCGAGCATGGTCAGGTGACGCTGACGGACAATAACGGGCAGAACGTGGTGGTGAAAACGCTGCCGGATTTGACCGATGCCGTCAGCCGGATGATGGATAAAACCCTCAATGGCGCAGACATTCCGGATAAAGCCCAGTTTGTCGCCAATCTGGGACTGAGCGATGTGGCGCGCAAGTCTGATCTGACTAACCATACCCATACTGCGTCGCAGATTACCGATTTCACTGATGCGGTGCGTAAGGTGCTGGTGACGACGCTGGCGGCTGGGCAGGGCGTTGCGCTGAATTATGATACAAGCAGCAGCCAGTTGGTTGTTAGTGCAACGGGTGGAAACAGCAGCGGTGGGAATAATGGTGGTGGCGGTTATACCGTGGTGACGCGTATGGGCACCACGGCGAACCAGGTATTCTCTTTTCCGCTTAGCCTGAATGGCCCGATTAGCCTGAATGGCCAGATGGACTATAATTTCGATGCTTATGCCCTTAAGGAAGAGTCGGAGCTGACATCACAGACAGTGGCTATTGATACATTTTCAAACACAAGTGTCGCCAACTATGATCAGACAAACAACGTTGTATTTGATGGGCAACTGAAGCCGTATACTGGTGAAACCTATTCAATAGGTTCCGACGGTTCTTTTTATTCTTCAATTATCAAAGCAGACGGCGCATCATTGTCAGTGTCGAGCTACTCAATGTCCACAGTAGTTCCAGTGATGACGTCAGCAAGCACACCTGCTGGATATGTTGCCTCAGCGTCTTCAGCATACAATGCATCATATGCCGCCTATTACGCCTTTGACGGCAGTGTATCAATGAATGGCTGGATCAGCGCTAACGCGCCTACTGCTGCTGCGCCGCAGTGGTTAGAGATTGAGTTGCCGTCTCAAACTCAGATCACGGGTTACATAATAACGAACCCAAACTTGACGATTGGTGGACTTGCCAGTCCGAAATCTTGGTTGTTGCAGGGTAGCAATGACGGCAGTGTTTGGACAACCATTCATTCTGTCAGCAATAACACGAATAATACGGCTGACATCGATCAAGAGTTCCCTTTATCGGTTGCTGCGAATTATTCAAAATATCGCTTATATATTACTGATAGAAATTCTTCCTATTCGTTTGTTAGTGTCAAAAAACTGAAACTGGTTGTTGGTGATAAATGTCTAATTTCTGATTCCTTCGGGAATTTCTATACAGCATCATCAGGTGTGCTAACGAAAGTAAACTCGCCATCCTCTGCGTTAGAGTTTTCTACATTTGGCTTCGTTTACTCCGGCGTAATTAGCCGTTCCACGCTATCAGATAAGCTGCCAATCAAGGTTTGGCTCGCATCAAACCCGACAAACAATTATGTTAGAACATCCTACGGGCCGCCCCCTCAGATTATCATACCAAAATCGCTGACCAGTGTGAGATCCTGGCAGATGATTAACTCAGCACAACTGTCGGCAACGCTGTCTGGTAAAGGGGCTGTATCTGTAGCAGTATCGCGTGACCTGAATAATTGGGTTGTATGGAATGGGAGTTCATGGGTATCGATTGGCTCTTTATCCGCTGATGGCAATGGAGCAAATAAGTTGGTGTCGGATGGTATGAGTGTTTCATCATTAAACCAAATCACGACGGCACAATGGGCGCTGCTGTTTCCCAATACCAACGGTGTGCCGGATGCTCTGGCATTTGCACTTGCGTTGAATGTACCTGACCCCTCAGGAGATAATGCTGCGGTCGATACTTTGGTTCTTAATGTAAATAACGTCTCCGCCTGGAAAAAACAAACCGAAGCTGAAGTGGAAATCCGCTGGTATCCCGATAAAGTGTCGTTTAAAACCGTAGCGGCAGGTAACTACAAGCTGGCCTATCAACAGCCATAA
- a CDS encoding YqaE/Pmp3 family membrane protein: MGFWRILFTIILPPFGVLLGKGFGWAFLLNVVLTLLGYLPGLIHAFWIQTRPARY, from the coding sequence ATGGGTTTCTGGCGTATTTTGTTCACCATCATCCTGCCGCCGTTTGGGGTTTTGCTGGGTAAAGGTTTTGGCTGGGCATTTTTGTTGAATGTGGTGCTGACGTTACTGGGTTACCTACCTGGCCTAATCCATGCTTTCTGGATTCAGACCCGTCCCGCGCGGTATTAG
- the moeB gene encoding molybdopterin-synthase adenylyltransferase MoeB — protein MLPELTDEETLRYNRQIVLRGFDFDAQERLKAAQVLIVGLGGLGCAAAQYLASAGVGRLTLLDFDTVSLSNLQRQVLHRDDRIGMAKVESARLTLQGINPHVHITPVQHNLDDDALLALVMQHDAVVDCTDNVSIRDRLNRLCFMQKTPLVSGAAIRMEGQISVFTYQPAEPCYRCLSRLFGDSALTCVEAGVMAPLVGVIGSLQALETIKLLTHYGQPLAGKLLLFDAMTMQFREMRLPKNPDCDICGPAT, from the coding sequence ATGCTACCTGAACTGACCGATGAAGAAACCCTGCGCTATAACCGGCAAATCGTCCTGCGCGGCTTCGATTTTGATGCACAGGAGCGCCTGAAAGCCGCACAGGTATTGATTGTCGGGCTGGGCGGCTTGGGCTGCGCCGCCGCGCAGTATCTGGCCTCGGCCGGGGTCGGCCGCTTAACGTTGCTGGATTTTGATACCGTTTCACTGTCCAACCTGCAACGTCAGGTGCTGCACCGCGATGACCGCATCGGCATGGCGAAGGTGGAATCCGCCCGCCTGACCTTGCAGGGTATCAATCCGCACGTTCATATCACGCCGGTTCAGCACAACCTGGACGATGACGCGCTGCTGGCGTTGGTGATGCAACACGATGCCGTGGTGGATTGCACCGACAACGTGTCGATTCGCGATCGGCTCAACCGGCTCTGCTTTATGCAGAAAACGCCGCTGGTGTCCGGCGCGGCGATTCGGATGGAAGGGCAAATCAGCGTCTTTACCTATCAGCCGGCCGAGCCTTGCTACCGCTGCCTCAGCCGGCTGTTTGGCGACAGCGCGCTAACCTGCGTCGAAGCCGGCGTTATGGCGCCGCTGGTCGGGGTGATCGGTTCATTGCAGGCGCTGGAAACCATCAAGCTGCTGACCCATTACGGCCAGCCGCTGGCGGGGAAACTGCTGCTGTTTGACGCCATGACGATGCAATTTCGTGAGATGCGATTGCCGAAAAATCCGGACTGCGACATCTGTGGGCCGGCAACCTGA